The genomic interval AATCAAGGCGAAATGGATGAAGGCGATGAACATCACGTCGAGTTTGTCGAAACGCGAGAAGATGCGCCGGAAACCTTTGAGGCGTCGAAACAGTCTTTCGATCTCGTTGCGCCGACGGTACATGACGCGATCGTAGTCCCACGCCGAGAGTCGATTTTGCTTGGGAGGTACGACGGGGACAAAGCCCAACTCCAGCGCGAGCTGCCTGGTTTCATCCCCCTCGTAGGCGCGATCCATCAGCAGGTAGATGGGCGAGGCAGGGGCGTCCAACGTGCGCAGCAGCTGGCGACCCGTCGGCGCATCGTGCGCCTGGCCGGGAGACAGCGCGAACGTTATGGCCGTTCGAGCATCCGCGGCAACCAGATGAATCTTGGTGGTCCATCCCCCGCGGGATCGGCCGATGGCTTGCGGCCCGTTTTTTTTAGCGCCCCGGTGCCATCCGGATGGACTTTGACGATGGTGCTGTCCAGGGCCA from Gemmatimonadaceae bacterium carries:
- a CDS encoding IS5 family transposase (programmed frameshift), with protein sequence MEITEAQYQHIEQCLPRQRGNVSLTNLRVLNAILYVAEHGCKWRGLPQRFGNWHTIYTRMNRWSKSGVLDAVFEQLQQAQIVRIKIEAVALDSTIVKVHPDGTGAPKKNGPQAIGRSRGGWTTKIHLVAADARTAITFALSPGQAHDAPTGRQLLRTLDAPASPIYLLMDRAYEGDETRQLALELGFVPVVPPKQNRLSAWDYDRVMYRRRNEIERLFRRLKGFRRIFSRFDKLDVMFIAFIHFALIVEGLR